A stretch of the Halorussus salinus genome encodes the following:
- a CDS encoding UPF0146 family protein, translating into MSDFERLVEVGVGNRTDVAAALADAGVAVTATDVSPREVPAGVEFAEENVLDPDPERYRGADAVYALNLPPELHRPVLDVARRHDAAFLFTTLGGDQPAVPVERETLPGETLFVARE; encoded by the coding sequence TTGTCCGACTTCGAACGACTCGTGGAGGTGGGCGTCGGCAACCGAACCGACGTGGCCGCCGCCCTCGCCGACGCCGGAGTCGCCGTGACCGCGACCGACGTGTCTCCTCGGGAGGTCCCCGCCGGAGTCGAGTTCGCCGAGGAGAACGTCCTCGACCCCGACCCCGAGCGCTACCGCGGGGCGGACGCCGTCTACGCGCTGAACCTCCCGCCCGAGTTGCACCGCCCGGTCCTCGACGTGGCCCGCCGCCACGACGCCGCCTTCCTGTTCACGACGTTGGGCGGCGACCAGCCAGCGGTCCCGGTCGAACGCGAGACGCTTCCGGGCGAGACGCTGTTCGTGGCACGAGAATAA
- a CDS encoding archaemetzincin family Zn-dependent metalloprotease: MLVDVVPVGDLSAKVKRQASTALRSVYDCDVTIHDSQPIPTGAHDEKRDQYRAEEFIELAGRVGTGEKNIAITPKDLFYRRRNYVFGLAYLDGNGSVISTYRLQTSSDGGFSNRSAAEIFSDRVRKEVVHEIGHTLGLEHCDNKRCVMNFSPTVREVDVKEENLCGSCQREVL; the protein is encoded by the coding sequence ATGCTCGTTGACGTTGTTCCGGTCGGGGACCTCTCCGCGAAAGTCAAGCGGCAGGCCTCGACCGCCCTGCGTTCCGTCTACGACTGCGACGTTACTATCCACGACTCTCAGCCCATCCCGACCGGGGCACACGACGAGAAACGCGACCAGTACCGCGCCGAGGAGTTCATCGAACTCGCCGGACGGGTCGGAACCGGGGAGAAGAACATCGCGATTACGCCGAAAGACCTCTTCTATCGCCGCCGCAACTACGTGTTCGGTCTCGCCTACCTCGACGGCAACGGGAGCGTTATCTCGACGTATCGGCTCCAGACCTCCAGCGACGGCGGTTTCTCGAACCGGAGCGCCGCGGAAATCTTCTCGGACCGCGTTCGCAAGGAAGTCGTTCACGAAATCGGTCACACCCTCGGGCTGGAACACTGCGACAACAAACGGTGTGTCATGAACTTCTCGCCGACCGTCCGCGAGGTGGACGTGAAAGAGGAGAACCTCTGTGGCTCCTGCCAGCGCGAAGTGCTGTAG